ggagtgaagaagaagattttgtatatagttattttgttttatttttagaaactgtaaatagggtattatttttgtaatttttcttttcctttttgggacatttttatttttggaatttttggatattcttggacattatttttaaaccctaaggaagggtcaaaattaaatatcaattgtttgcagggaaggacgacgattacaatatcgtctcggcccctcgggttcgtacatgacatagtagtcgtggcccgagtcgacttcaacggttcttcgcccgtatggtacgagaggtaagtccatcgaaacactcgcgaatctcctgtaagcgagttactgtattccttaaggtgattcattgattgaggacgaatttgtactgtttttaaattcctagtaaagggctaggcctggccaatacaagataagggttcggatttcatcaccgctcccttcttgcccgccttaggaacacgaaaccaaacgcgaacctaagcctaaaattttgactagaacgagacctatagggtaacgagcttaattggaaagtcattcgaataatattggttactcttttgagcatacttcgaagttcctGACGGTTTctctgagttgaatgcgtgactgcgccgccttgtaaccggtgaggccttgggtatcaaagctccactgagcttccctcgccttgattcaacataatttgactcggattgatttcagaggggtttgctcaaattgtaacgaattccccttcgagagataaaagctagtctagaaacaatctaagtggagccatcatgctttttgtttgctagaaatctttaggtttgctttggtgaagtcgagtcggccttgtttgtgattgtgtagaattcccttgcaattaagaatgtcgaactagtattacaatagccaatacaacgaatatccgactgagtttcaaaatggacgttactactttgaccataatgtgaatagtggttgggaacatcagccttttcaaggttatggctcataccttgatgagcccaattactatccacacacgcaccggtcatacgagcaaaattcttatatttctcctttagaagagtccctcaggaaattagaggagtcgacacgtaagttcgctgagatgaataacttggtttatgacgaaagagaactttatatagaggaatccttcaagctgatagctgagacgaacgaaagaattgctcgaaataatcttaatttccaatacagtgtttccaataatacccttgaaactgaggatagtaattttcataatcaagatgccgaggataaaattggtaacactacttgtttagatgaggttcaaccattttcatgctattatattgatgattatgaagaggatagtgttgatgaagaatttgaaataagtaggaatagtgatcaggaatttgttaccccaattgagccatataatgattatattatttctggttcagatcctaataattttaaaaattattcacctattcaaaaggacgaggatttgactagagatacccccaatctagacgatgtagtatgtcctttttacgaatccgataaaggtttagaggaaccagtttatcttgagactactgttttcgagtcgaacgatttagaaactttaatcgatgatggtttcgaggaacggttttatcccgagaatactgttttagagtcgtacgatttagaaacaatagtcttagatgaactcgtagagatgagtgaggatgaaccatatttagaagaatcaattgaccattttcaggaatctaatgaccttgaaattagggaagttgtgactagtctttctagagacactgaaaactctaagtttgggggtgattatcattctccatgtgctttaactattagaaaggtccctcacttgggacttgacatatgtgcctcaaccattttacaagattatcttcatacacgttttcctgaacctagtgatgtccataaggaagttcagttgttagaaacccatcctctggttgatgaggttagaccaggctatgatattAATATCgactttattttcccaccaaatacttttcttccaaatgtgggaatgaatgattttcaaatgcgtcaattatttagttttgagactaaacctaattactttaagagattagggtcgatacatttgcttaagatagaccaccactctcattgtggtcagctgtgcgagtcaaaactgattgactttaaggatccacaattattcaggttattattatgtgcttctaagtttttacttgagtttcttcagactctaatacctgaaccggatcttagctttgaggaattccaacccatgaaaatattttatttggacccagttatagaacctgaacctgaaccacaactagatgtagttgtctcaaacaggaaactagacaagggtgtgctttatttgtttattttcttgacaggttgcatattccttttatttgtgatagctttatttgattttgatgacccacagaaatttcggctattactgtaTGATTCTATGAGTTAACTAATCCTtatctaagtctggctgaagacattaaacttagcacttcttggaaggtaacccaatattcatgcgacacgttaatatttttccttatctctttttcttcaaatggtaactatttctccttgttcatgcttttaatttatctttagaacattgaggacaatgttagatttaagtttggaggtatgggagaaactttttagttgcagtatgaataaataaacttcagagcttagaaattaatgcctatttaggatggcactaaccaatctaagtggatggaagcattttggttgtaggagttgaggaaccaatctgattagatggaaacatctaaagagtctattcataaaagcacagagctcaggtgttagaaataacatgatagtttcaccatatctcgttgagtccttttcacttctatttttattttgtttttaaactatgtttctctaagtgattaggtggggctcacgattcaagttgttaccaatgctatggtgaattagagtgattgagataccaataaaaaaaaaatatggtagttaccaaaaagttgaaaaaaaaattattattaaaaaaaaaaattgagaccagaccatttgaccaaaaggaataaattcaataaagtcgaccactggtacccttgtatatgtcagttttgttgacctagagttaggttatcgaccactggttccctagtatatgccagtgtgttgatattagtcagactagtatctcaatccattaggataggttcattttggcggaggccttcagacagatatgggaaacgccgttcacttagtaaacatcaaaaccatctatatttttctatatccatcttcttgatctatccatgtgattagttttgactccgaatatgatgtccatagtgcaactatctgagtagggctctgtcacttatatatgaattttagtatgcttgagtgcaaactcgtgtacaacaattggaatttcgcatcagggtacttcgtcctgtagtcaataagtatgccaaccaaggagatttatgtgtcttatataatctcaattgtatatattattagtgctcgattttatatttattatggctttttatgtccctgtaggtatttttggagaaataagcttttgcggagaaattggctaaaaaagtggtttttgtgctcgtgggagaaaattactatactaactctcactttggataaggggtaacctaattactaaggggtgacccatttccaggcagcttctaaagggagaacagcacaggatagggggaatttcttcttcacgtttcaaattagaaaattggcgggaaaatccATGCATACGTCTGCATGATTTTGGACGTGAATCTTGgaccagttttaaagagattcaacacagTAAATTGATTTGgctggacttctcatggctagacaagtttactagaagcaattggatcgactgaattgggctggaatggccggaaaagggaaacagaggtgaataaggaaacacggtcctgttgggtttgtttttggatattcagagagattaaaggcaagaaattcgttccaaagatacatattctatctaaggaaaaGTTTGACATAAGTTTGGAATcccagaaacgcgtaaaacaatttctggaaggaattattgccgtgactgccaaggaaggaaagaagagatttcgaagcgatttgggagagatttaatcgccctgtggtgtataaataggtttcctagggtctcaagaaggggtgtcgagagtttggggtcgaaagGAGAGCTTAGGAGGCGaaaatcagagattacaggaaggctgtcgctgctgctgctgctggtgctgaagaacaacgttgcaaataagaacagcatCTCAAATTCGCAAGAGTGATACAAtattctctctgtaacagctgaacagccacttttatcttcagttagccacactttctgtaacagtgaactctgtaacgccactacgtcgttgcatattcactgaatcatatcatctcttcaataaaaataacttttgagccatgatttattcttttgagcctttttttgatatgaggagctaaaccccaacactgggatgacggaggaagccctatttcacgcatgtggtaattctaataattcttttatgactatttgcattgatttttaatcgatttatgatttttattgaatgggtgtgatttcggttgatggtgtatgcttggtctatgtatttttgatacatcatgcttttgatttacaatcattgcatttcaaaaatctatttttggcaaagaacaagagtccatatttttattatttgaactataattgattggaattattatttgaatcacatgaatggaatttggtagaatcctgagtctcagtacctctcgatactgtgataaacatttgtgaatatattttctttatttttagtgttttctatttttgagtctaaaatcaaggctaaaatcgagtctacataagtccgagtgaacgacaaccttacttACCACTTTAAAACTACATCACGCACAGATAAAtataagaaatagaggaaacaatattgttaaaatgtaaatagaaagtatttcttacttcatcagTGATCGAACGCAGTGCCTCCAACGTGCTTTGCCTTCCTTATGTCTTCAAGTCCTTCTTCAGCTTGGTAATCTGAAGAAGAGAAAATTAGTAAAAGCAAAGAGACAGGTGAATAAAGGAAAGTGAAAAAGCGAAACTCAGAATAGCATACCACATTATCTCTCTCAGGCCATTTGAATTCCCAAGGAGTACCGGCAGGAAGACCCTCAGGGAGAGGGTTGGTTGACTTATCAGAACTAATACCGGTAATGTAGGGACTTCTAGGATGACAAGATAAACATCCCAGCGATTGTCATTTGACTTACATGCGGGATGGTTAGTCGTATGACGGAAATTAACATCTTCGCGACGCCATCCTTTCTTCCCAAGCGAATTCCCCATCGAGTTGACTCACTCTTCATAATAATAACATCATAGTGAGCGAAGAAGTTCTCAACGGTATATTCTTCAAAGTTGATTTCTAAATCCGCGCAATGTTTATTCCTCAGTTCTTTGGGATAGAGAGATTCTAATCCATCCGCGCACGACGAGAGTATTCCATCATTATCCTGATAGAATCAGTGCTCAGTTGGCAGACGGCGCGCGGAAACTTCTCATGAGTTAAAAGTTTATAAAATAGAGTTTGCGGGTCGAAGAGAGGAATAACAAGGCCAGCGAGAAGTTTTCCCACTGAGATGATGATCTTTTGATCATTCCATTGATCAACCCAAACCATCTAGGATTAAGCGTAGAAGTAGGACCTGATGCGTGAGGAGCATATAATGTAAAACAGTTATCCTTGAATTCAACTTGCAGTCTCTCAAAGTCTTTAGAGAATTTCCATCCTGGCTTGTTTACCATCTTGCAAAGGGGAATATAAATGAGGAACAaagtgaaaagaagaagatgatcaagATAATCAGGATGATCAAGAGGATTAGGAAAATCGAGATGAAGACAATGAGTGGGGAGTTTTGATATGAAAACCAAGATAATAGTGAAAGAAAGATAGTATGGCGATAAGAAAACGCGAAGTAAGAAGAATAAACGATCAATCAAGAAAAGGAGCATCAACAGTAAGAAATAAAAGTTGCAGAGGTTAGGGaagaaaaaaatagtaaaaaGAGAAGAATGAAAAGCATATACGGGTATACAAAggattctctttccttttccCGAGATCCCCTTTTACGAACGCATTAATGGGTGAGAGAATATGAAGAGACAGTTACCAGGATCAACAATGATGTGTCAAAAAATAAGCCGTGGAAAGCAACACGTGGAACAATCAAGACCGAGATCCCGCATTATTGTCAGTTCAAAAAATACGAAAAGGCAGGAAGGAGGGACAATTAATGTAAGGGGTGCGGTAAAACAATTGACTAAGATTTCTCTCATCGTTCTTTCTTCCACAAAGACGCTAAGAGAAGATGCAAAATGTAGTGGAAAAATATCGCACACTTAGTTCTGATCATTAACACCATTGTAGATGACCAAGCAAAAAAAGGTTCATTATATTTACAATCTCCGAGGTTGAACACTCTGAAAATTTATAATTTATCAATATGGCTAAATCTTTGCCATTGAGTTTCGATACTTGAAAGCCAAATTGGCAGAGCATTGTATGATTAGCCGGAGCCATGAATTACTATGCATCAGAAATGGTTTGTTATCATTTTAATTGTGCAGGTTGGATAAAATTCAGCTAGACAAGAAACTTCTATAACGAAAACAGACAAAATAGCTTGCGAGACaggtattttctttttctttttgaatactAAATATATAGGTCACAGAATTGTTCCGCACCGCTTAATCACACGGGGTTAGGGGTTTGTATATATTAAtcacaaaggaagaaaaaacCATGAAACTAATGAGGAACATCATAGGACTCCCAAAAAAGCTTACTTCTTAACGGTAAGAAAAAACCAGCGCAGAAATCAGGGATTCATACTATGCGTGACTgttagcaaaaaaataaataaatattctcagcaaaagaaaaatcaagtCAAACAAATAAACTACCTATACTATCTCCTAATTAAACCAAAGGAAAACATTAAAAGATAACAATATTTGTACCAAGAGTATCCCTTCAACTGACTTTGGAAGTATCCACTTTGGACTGGGAGGAACCTTTCATTTCTGGTACCCACAAATAAGACAAATTGATCAACCGAGTAACAAAGAAAGAAATCAAACTGATGAGGAGCATTAAGAATAGAGTGCCTCCATCTTTATTAATCGTAAAAGATGATACAATCACCAAGAGGAAGGAGATCCAGTTGGTCGCTGCTACAGTCCCAGCAAGTCTCCCTCTAACTTCTACCTTGGACATCCTTGAGCGCATATGTGATTCCAACCCAAATGTGTAGGGAACAAGGCCGATTATTAACAATATAAAAGCTGGACCATAAGGAATCTTCAATTCGCATTGTCTTGTGACGGAATCTGGTGCAAACCAGATTCCCTGTTCAGGAAAACATGATGGTGATGTCCCAATAGGTTCTACAGCCAAGCAGGCAATAAGTGCACGCTGTGCAGAAGAAAGGAGCGATTCATCAGcacgcaaaaagaaaaaaatatcatcgACATCATGTTTATTTTGCAATTACACAGTGAAAAAATAATGAAGTACTAAGAATAGCTCGGGTAGTGAGTGAAGTACACCAAATGTGGGAGTGACGAAACTGTATTTGTAGCCGTACTTCAGTTAAATTTGGAGAAAATAATAACTTGCTTACCATGAAATTTTCATCAATACCATTACAGAATCCGCATCCTGCTTGAAGGCATTTGAAACAGTTCCATGCATCTGCATCTGGTGCTGAAGTATAACTCGGACATGTGTTGTTACCGAAATACGTGATGGTCTCCAGTTTATTACTCACTCCTCTAATATTATTAGGTGATATAATAATGAAGAAACTTAACCCTAAAAGACACACCATCATACAGTATGATTTGATAAGCAAAATCTTCCTCCTCGAAAGTTTTACAATTCTGTAAGGCAGACTTGCACTTTGAATACCATTAAGACCATAGCACATTAAGAAAGTCAACTTCATATACCAGATGTCCCATTTAGGATTTGGTGATGCTATGAGGCCACCCATCCTTATGATACGGGGAAAGACATAAATTAACGTGTTCTCACTCACAAACTGTTCAGCAACTTGCAAACCAATACCAACAACAATCTGTCTACGTTCTAATGAATTATTCCATGTTGTCCTCATCCTAAAAAAGATATTCCTATCATAATAGGGTTTTTCATCTGGACCACCTGTTTCATTCTTAATTGACAACCTTATAGCATCCAACTCTTTCTCAACTTCACGGGAAGTGTAAAATGTCCCGAAAGCTTTAATTGAGTCCTCTTTTCggttctgttaaaaaaaaaaagtatcatcGACCGAAACTCAAAATTTACGGAAAGAAACTCCAAGTTCTGAAACTAACCATTTTATATAGCCATATAGGTGAATCAGGAAGCGACTTCATTAGCAAAAATTGAAGCAGAGCTGGAAACAATGCCATTGCGAGGATATAATCTGATGTCTTATTAAGGTCCTGGAGTCATTTAATTTTTAAGAACAATAAACTTTAAGATGTTAATTCAGCAAGAGAACTAATACTAAGAAACCATCAATTGTAAACATACCTGACTATAAGCAGCAACTCTGGTATCGATACAAAAGAAGATGAATTTTCCAACAGCAAAATACGTAGAATTCCAAATATGTAGGTTTTTTAGAGGATGAGTTGAAGCTACTTCTAATATGTAACTAAGGGAGGTTATTGATGTCATTCCAACCCCAAAACCTATAATTGTCTTCATAACAGTAGTTACCAAGTAACAATCAAAAACATAATCACTAATAGATAGAAACACTACGAGTAGTAGTCCACCAACGAGTATCAATTTGTCAGCAAACAAGAGTGCAAATCTTCGACCAAAACAGTCACTCATCCAACCCCCAATTACTGAACCAAACACTGCTCCTAATACACCCGTCCGTATAATTTCCTATCAATTTTAAAATAACCGGTATAAAAATCATCATTACGAATATCGAAAGTGTGAAGCCGACAGTGAATTCAGTAAAAATCATATGGACGCACTTACCAGTTTAATTGACTGAATATCATCTTGGATATAGAATCTCGAGAGGATAAATCCTATGGAATTAGAATTATCCTGTCAGGAAGTTTAATAATAATCGATGTACAAAAATGTATGATAACCACTATGCATTCAAATTTCTTTTTAAAAATCTTAATAAGCAAGTATCCATTGACATATAAACATAAAACAACTACCATTACGTTTTTAGGAACTTACCGAAGTAATAACCAAACACAAGTGCTCCAATCACGGGAATCATTTTAGAATCATATACAGCATCAGGTACAGTCTCCTCTTTGTATTTTCTGCGATCCTTCTCACCAATCTCTGCTGAACGTCTCTGCATGATGCCAATTTTCGGGGTACAACTAATTTTCTCTTACTCAAAACAAAACCCACGATCAAAATTTTACCCTAGAAAAAATTACCACAAAATTGCTTAAATATGGTTTAGTTGAGAGATGTTCGGAAGTTAGTTGCAGAGGTTTTCGGAAGTTTGATGTGGAATTTTGTTCGACTTAAGTTTTCTAGAACCGTATCGAACGAAAGCGTTTTCTCCCCCGTTATACCGAAATACTAACCTACAAAGGACGAACTACTTATGACGAGTACTCACTTATGACTCAGTGACCCAAcaacccttaaaattaaaaaaataaatcagtGCCACTCGTGACCCTTCGCGGCAAACATTGTCCCTCGTCacatagagaaaataaaatggcACTACCACTGTCCTCGTttcctgaaaaacaaaaaaaaaacagccgGTAACTACCATTCCTCTACCGCTCTCACCTTTCAGCATTACCACGGTTGGTGTCCTATCCTCTGCCATTCACACCTTTCAAAATTACCAtggtcggcggcgccaaaaaaaaaaaaaacagacagaAATGTTACAAATTTCCAATTTAGATTTTAGGTTTTGGCTTTTAAATTGCATTAGTGGAAAAACTGTAATTAAAATGCAGAATGGCACAACGATAAATTGGCTAAAACAATGAGCTAATTTGTAAGAGTCATGCAGCGACGAGGTCTCCCTCGTGACAGCAGCTTATGACCCTTGGATATAAAAACTTGATTTTGTTTTCCtattattgatggtggtttttaacttagggttaaaattgtaaaactgtacaactgacatgacatcactatgaccattagcacattttaTTGaaccgatcagcatgcctacgtaagaattatcatggtattttttttttgtatcatgttccacggcagaacccttaacattgaccgacatcaactatgccaaaccctaattctcaggctaacacgccaaggcataccaaccatgccagacgcaccactgtgccaatggaaaaccatgccagccacatactCGACGAATTTTTGACCAACTTATTtagaaattttgatggagaaaTTAATGTTATAAAGATGGACTACGATATGATATCTATGTATGAACCGAAAAGGAACCATTTTTGTTTCAGTTAGGCTGATGAAGAGTTTCGCAGACTACCATCAACTCCTAGTTTGCCACAAGGGAAAATCAGGCGCAGgtccagaattttttttttttcttaccgccaggcccacaaTTACTACAGTCGCACCCAGCATTATTTAAAATTATTGAAAACGTGTAGAGTTCCTCAATTACCCTTCAGCGGTTTTGGGAAGTTCTATTAACTCCCAAAAACGGTCAGaaccatttcttttctcttcttctcatttattcttcatccgtttttctattcctattcctccataaacactgtaacggatctgcaaagTTTTTCTTCTACATCAttcaaacaaatcaatcatttaaaaccgatgattgaagttgatcaaaccctaaaataaatttcaaactctaaaaaaccttaacctagaattcagtagaaccaaaatggatgaaacaccaacaaaaacacgtcttcagaaatcaaaagagaagaaattaggtactaaaactagtttaatcgatcttattcttgcatgcattcggtacatttgattttatttgattttcgattttaatttttgttcttgatgcTTCAGATGAAGAAGGGAAAACCGAAGGAAAAATAaagtcgaagaaacagaaaaaacccggtgagatttatcattagcttcatctgttattgtttgatttttttttttgaattttttttttaatcttaaattttgttacagtagttgacgatgatgaaccagaaaaaaagagtaaacctaaaaataaaactGTTTCTGGTGAGAGTTTCATCCTGATTAcccataattttttttgagttatcactttattcttcttcgattttaacataattttctcctcaatgtgattttacctactgatgttgaaggtgaacaagaagaaattgatagtgtcaaaacactgaaggagatgcaaatcaaGGCAAAGGGAGATGCTTTGAAGAAGAGTAAGAAAGGCTCTAGTATGCATAACTAGTTCTCATGTGTGATTCTGCATAACAtaaatctgcataacttgttctgcagatgcatgacagggtatgcaacatcaaattaacgtgtgtaacttgttatgcagatgcatgacaagttatgcttACAAAAAAAAACCACTGCATAACACTTATTTTTAAgtgtttctttttaattttcatcTGTTTAAATTTTATCTTTCATCTGCTTACCAAAGTTACTGCATAACTTAAATAgcttatttatttttgtgttaaaaaGATCATGAAGCAACCCCGTCAAGGAAGTCGCATAGATTAAAAGATCAGGTGTCACCTCAAATATCACCTAGTTCACCTAGGCCTGAAAAAGCTACTAAGGgaaaaaagaaagcaaagaaagctgcaccaaaggaagtattgggtgatgatacagaTAATGAGGATGATAATACAAATGATGCCGAAGATGGTAAGATTTGATTGTGGTATCTTTTGTGTGATATATTGTTTAATTGGTGTCATTGATTTGTTTCAATATGATTTGGCATGTTTCAGTGAGGCAAGCTGTTGATCatcataagaaaagaaaaatacatgaacCCAAACAATCGAAA
Above is a genomic segment from Papaver somniferum cultivar HN1 chromosome 10, ASM357369v1, whole genome shotgun sequence containing:
- the LOC113316709 gene encoding probable inositol transporter 2 is translated as MQRRSAEIGEKDRRKYKEETVPDAVYDSKMIPVIGALVFGYYFGFILSRFYIQDDIQSIKLEIIRTGVLGAVFGSVIGGWMSDCFGRRFALLFADKLILVGGLLLVVFLSISDYVFDCYLVTTVMKTIIGFGVGMTSITSLSYILEVASTHPLKNLHIWNSTYFAVGKFIFFCIDTRVAAYSQDLNKTSDYILAMALFPALLQFLLMKSLPDSPIWLYKMNRKEDSIKAFGTFYTSREVEKELDAIRLSIKNETGGPDEKPYYDRNIFFRMRTTWNNSLERRQIVVGIGLQVAEQFVSENTLIYVFPRIIRMGGLIASPNPKWDIWYMKLTFLMCYGLNGIQSASLPYRIVKLSRRKILLIKSYCMMVCLLGLSFFIIISPNNIRGVSNKLETITYFGNNTCPSYTSAPDADAWNCFKCLQAGCGFCNGIDENFMRALIACLAVEPIGTSPSCFPEQGIWFAPDSVTRQCELKIPYGPAFILLIIGLVPYTFGLESHMRSRMSKVEVRGRLAGTVAATNWISFLLVIVSSFTINKDGGTLFLMLLISLISFFVTRLINLSYLWVPEMKGSSQSKVDTSKVS